Within Dermacentor variabilis isolate Ectoservices chromosome 8, ASM5094787v1, whole genome shotgun sequence, the genomic segment AGCTTCGAACAGTACGTCTTCGCTTACGCCAGCCGCACTCTTACCACAGCGGAAAGAAAGTGTTCGGTCACCGAAAAAGAATGTCTTGCAATTTTTTGGGCAATCACCAAATTTTGACCTTACATGGCCGTTCATTTTACGTCATGACCGATCACCACACCCTGTGGTGGTTGTCGTTATTAAAATATCCATCTGCCCACCTGGCTCGTTTGGCGCTTCGTCTACAGGACTATAACAGCTGTGTTATATAGCGGTCGGGCCATAAGCATGCGGATGCCGACGCACAATCGCGCTCGCGACTCTTCGATGACTGTGTTGCTACATCTGTCTCCAGCTACGATTCTTCCTCTGTTACATTCACCGACATGCCAGCAGAACAATGCCGGTATCCTTAAATAACCTCTCTTCTAGAGTATTTATCTCAACCGTCACCACCCACCACCAGCAGCTCGCTTCGTCGCACGGCGAGCCACTTTGCCATCCGCGAAGGGatcctgtaccgccgcaactacctacCTGATGGCCGTAAATGGTTGCTAATGAttcctcggcatctacgttcCGACGTCTGTGCCTCTCTTCATGCGGATTCGCAATGCTCCGATGGAGCGTACTAAAGACGTATGTACGCCTACCGCTTCGATACTGCTGGCGAGGAATGTGCCCCTTCGTTCGGCAGTACGTCCACTCGGGCTCCAAGTGTCAACGCCGCAAGAGCCCACCTCACAAGATAACGCACCGCACAAGGTAAGACGTGCGTTGGCCAGACAGGGCGTTGCCAATCGGCGATTCAGGggacatgcgcaaaaagtaaacagAAATGTAGATGGAGGTgcgcaccttgttgcgcatataaactcttgcagcaATTGTGAGGCGCATCGTGATCGGATGTTAAtccttggcaaaagcaagaatgagcttgtgcggcttgccttagaggcctaccacataaaaaaggcaaggcgataattgcatcagtgacacatctttgtccctgcacccatcagaATTTGAATTCCTAAGTTTGCGTATGCCATAAGTTGGCAGATTTCAGTAATGTATTATGTGCGCCTGCGTGGTcctgtggcctagggtttatatatgcaccaacgacgaagaaataaagaagttgttagtcagcggCAGTGTGTGTCGagtcttccttttgtggttcgtcttaggtgtatGGGCTGTAACTTTAAGtgcagaattatgtaccaactaggcccaattGAAGTTTTGCTGAAGTTTTTTGGCACATGGCACTCCTCGCTTTCTATCTTTGGAAATTACAATACGTACCATTACGTGCCTGTTTTAGTAGGCTTGAATTGGCCTATTCTGTGAGTCATATCAATATTCCTTGGCTGAATAAGAACGCCTAGGTTTTCATAGCACACATGTCTTCAACCTTTGGACTTGTACCCACGTGTCACTCGCATTATCCTTCAGGCCAACAAAACGGAGGCTTGATTTGTGGCCGTTATCTTCAGAATCATCTCTTCTAGATGTGagtcgggcagttcgttgcttgTTCTGTGCCGCGACCGTCGGTACTTCTTTAATATCCATTTTAAGGGAAAGGAAAGATGTGCAATCGACCTCAGTTTTATCTACTATTTCAGTGATGATTAGGGAGGCTTCGTGATTTGTTGCTACATTGTAATGAGGAGATTTCCTTTGGGCTAATGCCAGCGTCAGCATACTTCATACTTCGAAGCGTTCTGCTGCCCAGGTCAAAGCCAATGCTTTCTTCTCTATTTGTGAATACCTCTGCTCTGCTTTTGTGAGCGATCTCGAGGCATATGCTACTGGACGTCTTGCGCCAGATGGCTGGTCCTGGAGTAGTACGGCGCCAACTCCTTGCGAAGACGCGTCCGCCGAAAAGATTGTCGAGTACATGGGGTTGTACCTTGCCAGGCATCTGTTAGAGCTGAGAGTAGTCTTGATCTTCTCAAAAGCTCCCTCTTGTTGAGTTCCCCAACACCAGTCGCTGTCTTTGTTTAGGAGGCTGCGTAAAGGTGCAGATAGAGACGCAGCATCAGGAAGAAACCTTGCGAGGTGGTTCATCATGCCTAATAAGGAACGAACCTCAGTGACATTTTGGGGTCGAGGCAACTCCTTGATTGCTCTGATCTTCTCAGGATCTGGGCGCACACCATTGGCGTCAAAGATTATGCCCAGAAATGCTACTTGCTCAACAGCGAAACAACATTTTTCCTTGTTAAGGGTTACTCCTGTTTGTTCCAATCGGTCGAGCACGTTACGAAGGCGGTTGTCATGTTCCACTTTGTTCTTGCCGTACACCAGAATGTCGTCCATGTAGTTTAGTACACCGTCTAGGGCTTCGATGACCTGCGAGAACTTTCTTTGAAAAACTTCTGGTGCGGATGTGATCCCGAGCGGCAACCTGCGGTAGCAGTGCCGCCCATAAGGCGTAACAAAAGTGGTGAGCTATTGACATTCCTCGGAAAGCTTTATCTGGTATAATCCAGAATTCGCGTTCAGTTTAGAAAAGACCTTCGCTTCCTGGAAGCTTCCCATACCTTGCTCTACCGTTGGTAGCTGATGACGCTCGCGTCTGGCGAATTGGTTCAATTGAGTGAAGTCGACGCATATCCTAACTGCTCCAGAGGGCTTCATTACGGTGACAATAGGAGCGCACCATTCTGTCACTTCTTCGACCGTTTGTATCATTCCCTCTCGTTCTAGACTGTCCAGTTCTTGCTTGACTTTTTCCTTCATGGGAATAGGAATCCGTCTGGGTGTAGACAGGGCGTACGGTGTTGCATTCGGAACGAGACGTATGGTATGTTCTCCAGATATGGAACCCGTGCCATGGAATACCTTAGGATACCTGCTTACGATGTCAGCAGTTTCTAAGTCATCTAGGAAGCGAACGATTCCTAGGGCTTTGATAGCTGGTAGTCCCAACAAGGGTGTGCGCAAGTTGTGCACGACGTAAATGGTCTGCTTCGAACAGTTGTCTTTCCAAGCTACTTCAGCGTCAAACTTTCCTATCTTACGAATGCTTGCATTGTTCGGTCCTTTAAGATCACCTGCTTTGTCCAGATAACGCGGAAGTAAAGGAAAATTTTACCCGACGACTGTCACTTCGGCTCCCGTATCTACTTTCATGCGGAGCTTATGGTCGTTTATCAGTACCGTGACGAAGTGCTCAGATGGTGTGTTCGCCGATTGCTCGACCATGCCAAGAAATTTATCAGGTTCGGAAATGTCGTCAAGATTCCCGTCTGCTTGCCTCTTTTTTCGgcacgccttttcgaagtggccCAACTTTCGGCAAAACCTGCATCTGTCTTGCTTCGCTGGAAAACTGCTTCTCGGATGAAATGGTCCGGCGCAGAAACTGCAGAAATTTCCACAATAAGCTGGCTTGTGACCGCGTGTAAACTTTTTGCTCTTTCCAGGGGTTTTCTCGGGCTTTACTACGGTGATGCAAGCTTCTGGGATAGTGTCCTCGCGCTCTTTTAGCTCGGCTTGCTGTTCCTTTACCGTTTCGCTTGTACGCGCTTTTGCCAAAGCAGTGCTCAGCGTGAGATTAGGATCCATCTGTAGTTCTTCCGAGAGAAGCTGGCCTCGTAGTCCTACTACGAAGCGGTCTCTTATTAGGCGTTCCTTCATTTCTTTGAACTCGCAGCTGTCTGCTAGCCTGTTCAGCTCGGTTGCAAACTGGTCTACTGTTTCTCCCAGCTGTTGGCGGCGTAGATTAAAGCGAGCTCTCTCGTAGACTTTGTTATTGGTATGGACGAAATAGCCCTTAAATTTTGACTTTACGAGGTCGAAATCCTCCATTTCTTCGTCTTTGACGTTTAGCGACCGAAGAATCTCCCGTGACTTTCTGCCCATTGTATAGAGAATAGTCCTTACTTGTACTTCGTCTGGTTTCTCATGTAGTCTGGATGCGAATCTGTAGTCATCGAATTCGCCCATCCAGGCGGGCCAGTCCGCAGAGTTCTGGAAGTCGAAAGGCCTAGGAGGCTTGATTCCTGCCATGCTGAAGCGTTCCTTGACGAATGTCACCGGAAGGACTTGCTCTTGTAGAAGCACGCACTCGTTCGCTTCTTGACGGGCTGTCGCAGCGCTACATCGTGGCCAGCTTTGAGAtagccacttctgacaccatgtcagaCATTCAGACAGACGCTCGTCGTCCCATGACCAAGAATGATCCTTTTTATTGTACCGTCGTGAAATTTATACAGACAGAATGGTCACATGACTTGTGTGAGAACTGGttcaaagaaatgaaagcatagCGCTTATCTTAGTGCGTGTCTGTGGCTCAGGCACACGCACAGTGCGTATCGAGATGACGTCActgtagtggcaccatgattcgaccccggtcacaattgcagccAGAAAAGtcatcaccctcattgtgataccggataaGATGaatcaaggcagcgctgaacctATCCATCTACTGGTGGGGGTTCAAAGTCTTGGACATTCACTGCGCTCACAAGAACCGATaacagagatgttcatgaattatagtgccacccgaaccgtgactgatgttcacatgccctgccaattcatcgaggCTTATCCTCCGTTCCTGTCTAATCACTTCACCAGCCTTTTCATTTCTATTGGGGGTGATTGCACTGTGGCTTTTGCCAAGTCTTGGAtcgcctttgcaactttcacatccttctttgaaccgttcgCTCCAACGCTTCatagtggccaatgaaatacaatgttcaacgtacacagcCGCTATATGGTGACTAAATCCTTTTTCGGAATTTGggaccttcagctgtcaaaaacctcccGCTACTACGCTGTTAAACTTTTCGAGTGCCCATTGTGTAACACAACGATGTtgaatccagtgtatgagagcattacagagCATTTACCCTCACAGctgcgtgtcacttttctaaAAGAGAGGTGCCGGTCTGTTATGCAAATggctcgcagataatgaacctaAACATTATCGCGGGGGATGGGTCAACTCAATTTCATTTGATTCActctcgtacattagaaatgcgaagatacaatcgAATATACAAATACGAAGCTACAGCTTGTTTAAGGACAAGATAGTGTAACTGGAAACAAACCactgcacgtacacacaaaacCTCGCCACAAGATATTCCGATATACCGTAGCGAGAATTGAGGGCGCCAGGAGAAAACGAAGAGGACGAAGACGGTTGTTGTTGGTGCTAGGGTTCGCCCCGTGCATTCACCTATCTGTGCATTCATATTAAACGCGGAGCGGATGAAATCTTAAGCCCGTACTATCAATTGTTGGAGGGGCTGGTTCCCTTTCTCAGTTTTGAACTGCGTGCCCGGACTCTACTCCCCATCTTGCTTATGCCTGCCGAGGTGCCACAGCAAGGTGCTCCCGAGTACTAAAACAGCGAGGCCCTGTCAGTTTCAACGGCAGTGACGAGTACGATATCGAAGGCTGGCTGACTTTGTATGAGTGGGTAATCGTCCAGAATAAGTAGGATGACGGCGATAAACTGACCAACGTCAACTTTTACCTGGCGGGTGTGGCTGAGCTGTGGTTCCACAACCATGAAGCTGATATTGTAAAATTTATTGTCCTTTAAAACGAGCTTCGCGAAAGTATTAGGCTGAACCGCTGTTCGCTACAAGCTCCGCGCAGAACAGCGCTTACGCGGTCGCGCTCAGCATTCCGGCGAGAATTTTACCTCTTACATTGAGGATATGATCAATGTCTGCCGTCACATCAACCCTGCTATGGGCGAAGCTGATAAAATCCACCACATCATGCAGGggattgaggacgacgcgttcCAAATGCTGATTactaaaattgtcaaactgtcacAGACATCGTTCGGTACAGCCATAGTTATGACGAGCTGCGGAAACAGTGCCTTTCTACACGCCTCCCCAGCGCTGGCACGGCCAACATGTCAGCATTAACTGTCGGCGCCGCATCCATTGGCACCGCATGGTTATTGCAGCAAATACAGCAGTTTGTCCCACAAGACGTGGCCCGACAACTGTCCCTTGTTCCCTGCGTTTCGGAATCCGCGCAGGCGCTTGCTCCAACGCTGCGGCATGCCATAGAGGAACAATTTTCTGATGCGATACCAACCACCTACCAGCACCCACCTGTTTCCGCTCCTCTGACCTACACTGAAGTCGCACGCAGACACAGGCACGCAGACGCAGACCAGCAATGCCGCTCTGCATGGATCCTGGTAGACGTGCAACGGACTAATACGCTGCGCGTTCGCCTGTACGCCCAAACCCGCCACCTTTTCGGTCTCCCGATCCACCGTCCACTAATCCTTGGTGCACCCGGCACAACAAGCCTATCTGCCCATGTCGCACGCTTCTGTCGTCTTCGTGACTTCCATCCTAGTGCGGGTGCAGAAAATCAAGGCTACTCACGTCCTGAGCCACCGAACCAGGTCTCCTCCCACTCAATAGTGAACACCTGCTCACCTACTCGACGTTCCTAGGAAAGACATAGGTCGCCCTCACGAGGTCGCCGCTCACTTCCCCCTATGTTTCGTCGCCCCCACCCGTTCAAGCTGAAAACTAGTCATCGTAGTTctggaggcaagaactgcgctcgTGTTGACAACTTCAAGGCCTCGTTTTCTGCCTCCGAATGAAATAACTGTGAATATCGAAGGTGTTTATGTGCAAGCAGTCGTTGATACAGGAGCTACTTTGTCTGTTCTTAGTGGATAACTTTGCCGCAAGTTAAATAGGGGAAAGATTCAGCTTTTCGTAGTCTCTGTGCGTACCGCAAGCGCGCACCACACTCAACCTTCACTGGCATGCACAACTCGTCTTGTCATTCAGAACGTTTTGTACGTAGTCGAATTTGCGTTTTTTCACCATGTTCGCACGATGTTCTTTTGTGTTGCGAATTTCTTGCTACTAACCATGCCGCTGTTTACTGTGCGAGCGCCGAACTTGAGTTATCGCCGATGTGTGGCGCCTGATCTGAGACGCCACCTTCTTCTCGAGTGGTTGTCGCCGAGGACACTGACATACCTCCTTTGTCTTCTGTTTTTGTACCAGGTTTGTGCGGCTATGCTCCCTTTTCCACCGCCCTGTTGGCGCACTCCGAGGCCTCCACCTCTCACAAAATCTTCCTCCTCCCTTTTGCAGTTCTCACAGTCGAAAACTCGTGCAGCGCCATTTATGGAATGAATCGATTTTCTTCCACAGCCACCTTACTCCGTGGTGAATGTATAAGTCGACTTCACGATATTGATTCTGTGTGCTCTACTCTACTTAACTGCCTGACGATACCTTAAATCTTCTCGTCGACAGCAATCCTTGTGTTACCATCGCCGATTCGTCCTCTTTAGAGGACATCCTTTCGTCAAAAGATCCCGCACTTCACCTTGCCATCGTACCCAACTCATGGAGCTCCTCGACCGCTTTCTGATTTCATTCCATAATAAGCAATCTTCCTTAGGCCGCACATCCGCCATTCTTCGCCACATCGACACCGGAACCCATCCACCCCTACGTCAGCATTTATTCTTAGCTTGTCACGCTGAACGCTGTGTCGTTGACGACCAAGTCGGCTGTATGTTTTATCGTGGCGTTATTCAGCCCTCACACAGCACTTGCGCCTCCTCAGTTGTGCTGGTGAAGCAAAAGGACGGTAGCATCAGATTTCGCTTTGATTATAGGCGCcttaacaagatcacgcgaaaagatgtTTATCCGCTGCCCAGAATTGACGACGCGCTCGACTGCTTGAAAGTAGTACAGTTCTTTTCGTTTTTGGACCATCGATCTTGGTACTGACAGTTCCCTATGAATGAACCTGACCGTCCCAAGACTTCGTTTGTCACCACAGATGGTCTATATGAGCTTACGTGATGCCGTTAGGCCTTTGCAATGCGTCTGCCACCTTCGAACGTCTCATGTAAACAATCTTAGACGCCTCATATGGCACACGTACCTTTGCTACGACGTTGAAGTCTTTTCGGAGGACTTTGGCTCCCATCTGACCCTCCTAGCAAGCGCCCTGACTTGCCTTTCACACGCTGGACTGCAGCGTAATTTGAAGAGGTGCCACTTTGCCGTCCGCCGGCTTACCGCCTTAGGTCATGTTGTCACCAAGGACGGTATCCTTCCCGACCCTGCAGTAGTTCGCGCCGTCGCCGAGTTTGCCAGGCCCTGTACGCTTTAAAGAACTTCGTAGCTTTATAGTCCTGTGTTTCTATATTCACTGTTTCGTGCATAATTCTGCGTCCATAATCGCTCCCTTAACGCAGCTGCTTCCCAGCACCCAGGGCATTTCGACATGGTCTACCGCTTGTGAAGACGCGTTTGCTACATTAGGCCATCTTTTGATATCCCCATCTATTTTACGCCACTTTGACCCGGACGCTCCTACCGAAATCCACACGGACGCTGGTGGAGTTGGTCTTGGCGCTATTCTTGCCCAGCGTAAGTCTAGCATCCAAGAGTACGTCGTCACTTACTCCAGCCGCACTCTTACCAAATCGGAAAAGAACTATTCGGTCACAGAAAAGGAATGTCTTGCAATTGTTTGGTCATTCACCAAATTAGGAACTTATATGGCCTTCAATAAAACTTGTTGCTGGACAAGTAggtgatgcatttttttttaaactgataAAAAGGAccaacacatggtgaaaagacgacacaacgacaaagaaactttcttcgtcgttgtgtcgtcttttcaccgtgtgttcgtcttttttagcactaccttcagttttaaagaataTGGTCTTTCATTTGACATCATGAacgatcaccacgccctgtgctggttgTCGTTATTAAAAGATCCATCTGGTCGCCTAGCTCGTTGGGCGCTGCGTCTACAGGACTAAAACATCCCTGCTGTCTACCGGTCAAGCCTTAAACATGCGGATGCCGACGTTCTTTCGCGCTGACGACTGTCCGATGAGCATGGTTCTCCGTTAAGCTGCAGCTATGATGATCCGGCTCTTAAATTCGGTGACATGCCACCAGAGCAACGCAGGAATCATCGGATGGCCTCTCTTCTAGAGTATTTAGCTTAACCATCAGCACGCACCACGGACCACTAGCTTTGTCGCACTGCTCATAACTTTGCAATCCTCGAAGGGATCCTGTACCACCGCAACTACCTATCTTgtggccgcaaatggttgctagTGATTCCTCGCCATTTACGTTTAGACGTATGTGCCTATTTTCATGCGGATCTGCAATGCGCCCATGTCGGTGTAATAAAGACATGTGCACGCCTACGTCTTCGcaactactggcgaggaatgtgcCGCTTCATTCGGCAATGCCTGCACTCTGTGGGATCATCTCAAACATGTCTGATCAATAAACTTGAAAAAATTCAGTACAGAGCAACCAGGTTCGTCTAAGGTAGGTACTGTTGGAACTATGGTagcactgaaatgaaaaaagaGCTGAATTAGGATTCACTTCCGTGACGCCGAAAGAAATCGTGGTTAAAACTTTTATACCATATGTTTAACAACAAAACTGGAATTGATAGGGAAAGTTACTTAAGTCAGCCAAATAATATATCTGGACGGACTGACCGCAAGTACAAAATTAGGGAATACCAGGACAGGGCGGACTCCGTGCGAATTCTTTTTTTCAAGAACTATCGCTCAGTGGAATCGACTGACGCCTGAGCAAGTGCGTAGCGTGAATGAAgacgtatttcttttttcaagattGTAACCCCTCGGCTGTAGCGCCTTCAGGCAAAGCGGGGAGATACatcaataaagaataaataaataaataatacgtCCTCTCATGCTCtaagtgccaacgccgcaagggCACACCTACAAGATAACAGGGCCGCTCCAACTATTGCCTTGCCCCTCCCGGCCTTTCGACCGCATCGGCATTGATTTGCACGGCCTTCTACTATACACCCCAGCTGGCAACCGCTGGCTCATCGTTGCCGTAGACCACCTCACGCactacgccgaaacttcagcgcTCCCTGCGGCCACAACACGTGAAGTCATCCTTCGCAACCTTGTTCATCCTTCGAAATCTTGTTCTTCGACACGGTGCGCCTCGCGAGCTACTGAGTGACCATGGTCGTTCATTTCTATCCAAAGCTGTAGCAGCCCTCGTTCGCGAATGCAACATTGTCCAAAGAACTACAAGTGCCTATAATGCGCAAATTAATGGTATGGCTGAACGCTTTAATCGTACTCTCGCGACATGCTCGCCACGTACGTCTCCGCTAACCACACTAACTGGGACTGCATCCTTCCCTTCGTTACGCATGCTAACAAAAGCGCCACTCAGTCTACCACGGGAttctctcccttttttcttctttatggtcGCCAACCTTGCAGGTTTATGGACGCGATCTTTTGCATCGCCCCGACGCTTCCGAATCTGTGGCTCTATCCGAAGCTGCCACTTATGCCGAAGAATGTCGTCAGATCACACGCTCACTTACTGCTCAAAAACAGAGCAGCCAGAAACATGGTCGAAACGCAAGCTCGTCCTTTCCATAGTATTACCCTGGAACGCTGGTATGGCTCCGCGTTCCTTCCTCTACTCCCAGCCTTTCAACGAAATTTAAGCTGATAGTATGACAGCCCTTACCGGGTTCTACAACAGACGTCGCCGGTAAACTACGCCATTGGG encodes:
- the LOC142591620 gene encoding uncharacterized protein LOC142591620 is translated as MAGIKPPRPFDFQNSADWPAWMGEFDDYRFASRLHEKPDEVQVRTILYTMGRKSREILRSLNVKDEEMEDFDLVKSKFKGYFVHTNNKVYERARFNLRRQQLGETVDQFATELNRLADSCEFKEMKERLIRDRFVVGLRGQLLSEELQMDPNLTLSTALAKARTSETVKEQQAELKEREDTIPEACITVVKPEKTPGKSKKFTRGHKPAYCGNFCSFCAGPFHPRSSFPAKQDRCRFCRKLGHFEKACRKKRQADGNLDDISEPDKFLGMVEQSANTPSEHFVTVLINDHKLRMKVDTGAEVTVVG